From a single Pseudomonas triticicola genomic region:
- a CDS encoding ABC transporter ATP-binding protein, whose product MYKLTVEGLHKSYGDHQVLKGVSLKAKTGDVISLIGASGSGKSTFLRCINFLEQPNDGAMSLDGQAIRMVTDRHGMHVADADELQRLRTRLAMVFQHFNLWSHMTVLENITMAPRRVLGCSKQEAEDRARRYLDKVGLPARVADQYPAFLSGGQQQRVAIARALAMEPEVMLFDEPTSALDPELVGEVLKVIQGLAEEGRTMIMVTHEMSFARKVSNQVLFLHQGLVEEEGAPEDVLGNPKSERLKQFLSGNLK is encoded by the coding sequence ATGTACAAACTGACCGTTGAAGGCCTGCACAAAAGCTATGGCGATCATCAGGTGCTCAAAGGCGTTTCGCTCAAGGCCAAAACCGGCGACGTGATCAGCCTGATCGGCGCCAGCGGCTCGGGCAAAAGCACCTTTTTGCGCTGCATCAATTTCCTTGAACAACCGAATGACGGCGCCATGAGCCTCGATGGCCAGGCGATCCGCATGGTCACCGACCGGCACGGCATGCACGTTGCCGACGCCGATGAACTGCAACGCCTGCGCACGCGGCTGGCGATGGTGTTCCAGCATTTCAACCTGTGGAGCCACATGACCGTGCTGGAAAACATCACCATGGCCCCGCGCCGGGTGCTCGGTTGCAGCAAACAGGAAGCCGAGGATCGCGCCCGTCGTTATCTGGACAAAGTCGGCTTGCCGGCGCGGGTCGCCGATCAATACCCGGCGTTTCTGTCCGGCGGTCAGCAACAGCGCGTGGCGATCGCCCGGGCACTGGCGATGGAACCGGAAGTGATGCTGTTCGACGAACCGACCTCGGCACTCGACCCGGAACTGGTCGGCGAAGTGCTGAAAGTGATTCAGGGCCTGGCCGAAGAAGGTCGGACTATGATCATGGTCACCCACGAGATGAGTTTCGCGCGCAAGGTGTCGAATCAGGTGCTGTTTCTGCATCAGGGTCTGGTGGAGGAAGAAGGTGCGCCGGAAGACGTGCTGGGCAACCCGAAAAGCGAACGGCTGAAGCAGTTCCTCAGCGGCAACCTTAAATAA
- a CDS encoding ABC transporter permease: protein MFETLLQNLGLASFSLQGFGPLLLQGTWMTIKLSAMSLLVAVLLGLLGASAKLSKVKLVRLPAQLYTTLIRGVPDLVLMLLIFYSLQTWLTSLTDYMEWEYIEIDPFSAGVLTLGFIYGAYFTETFRGAILAVPRGQVEAATAYGLKRGQRFRFVVFPQMMRFALPGIGNNWMVMLKATALVSIIGLADLVKAAQDAGKSTYQLFYFLVLAALIYLLITSASNFILRWLERRYAAGAREAVR from the coding sequence ATGTTTGAAACCCTCCTGCAAAATCTGGGGCTGGCCTCGTTCAGTCTGCAGGGCTTCGGCCCGTTGCTGCTGCAAGGCACCTGGATGACCATCAAATTATCGGCGATGTCGCTGCTGGTGGCCGTGTTGCTCGGCCTGCTCGGCGCCAGTGCCAAACTGTCGAAAGTCAAACTGGTGCGCCTGCCCGCGCAGCTCTACACCACGCTGATTCGCGGCGTGCCGGATCTGGTGCTGATGCTGTTGATCTTCTACAGCCTGCAAACCTGGCTGACGTCACTGACCGACTACATGGAATGGGAATACATTGAAATCGACCCGTTCAGCGCCGGCGTGCTGACGTTGGGCTTCATTTATGGCGCGTATTTCACCGAGACCTTCCGTGGCGCCATCCTCGCGGTGCCGCGTGGTCAGGTCGAAGCCGCCACCGCGTATGGCCTCAAACGTGGCCAGCGTTTTCGCTTTGTTGTGTTTCCCCAAATGATGCGCTTCGCGTTGCCGGGCATCGGCAACAACTGGATGGTCATGCTCAAGGCTACCGCGCTGGTGTCGATCATCGGTCTGGCCGATCTGGTCAAGGCTGCCCAGGACGCCGGTAAAAGCACCTATCAACTGTTCTACTTTCTGGTCCTCGCCGCCTTGATCTATCTGCTGATCACCAGTGCTTCGAACTTCATCCTGCGTTGGCTCGAACGCCGCTACGCCGCCGGTGCCCGGGAGGCCGTACGATGA
- the dcd gene encoding dCTP deaminase: protein MSIKSDKWIRRMAQEHGMIEPFVERQMRGSDDSRVISYGVSSYGYDVRCTNHFKVFTNINSAIVDPKNFDAGSFVDIHSDVCIIPPNSFALASTVEYFRIPRNVLTICLGKSTYARCGIIVNVTPLEPEWEGHVTLEFSNTTNLPAKIYANEGVAQMLFLESDEECEVSYKDRGGKYQGQRGVTLPRT, encoded by the coding sequence ATGAGCATCAAATCGGACAAGTGGATTCGCCGCATGGCGCAGGAACACGGCATGATCGAACCGTTCGTCGAGCGCCAGATGCGCGGCAGCGACGACAGCCGGGTGATTTCCTACGGCGTGTCGAGCTACGGCTACGACGTGCGTTGCACCAACCACTTCAAGGTGTTCACCAACATCAACTCGGCGATTGTCGACCCGAAGAACTTCGACGCCGGCAGCTTCGTCGACATCCACAGCGACGTCTGCATCATTCCGCCGAACTCCTTCGCCCTGGCCAGCACCGTCGAGTACTTCCGCATTCCACGCAACGTGCTGACCATCTGCTTGGGTAAAAGCACCTACGCGCGCTGCGGCATCATCGTCAACGTCACTCCGCTCGAGCCTGAGTGGGAGGGTCATGTGACGCTGGAATTTTCCAACACCACCAACCTGCCGGCGAAAATCTACGCCAACGAAGGTGTGGCGCAGATGCTCTTCCTTGAATCCGATGAGGAATGTGAAGTTTCCTACAAGGATCGGGGCGGCAAATATCAGGGCCAGCGTGGCGTGACCTTGCCGCGTACCTGA
- the pdeM gene encoding ligase-associated DNA damage response endonuclease PdeM produces the protein MSAYPVRLAGEELWLLPEKALYWPAQEALLIADVHFGKAAAYRSLGQPVPHGTTASNIEVIDALLARLPCRQLIFLGDFLHGPGSHVPTTLNALAEWRARHADLPMTLIRGNHDKRAGDPPASLNIRVVPEPLLLGPFALQHEPDPHPERHVLAGHVHPVYRLHGKGRQSLRLACFRLGERISLMPAFGAFTGGYQVERDDSCKVFVIGDNEIWPVS, from the coding sequence GTGAGTGCGTACCCGGTGCGTTTGGCCGGTGAGGAGTTGTGGTTGCTGCCGGAGAAAGCGCTGTATTGGCCAGCGCAGGAAGCATTGCTGATCGCCGATGTGCATTTCGGTAAGGCGGCGGCCTATCGCAGCCTCGGCCAGCCGGTGCCGCATGGCACGACGGCGAGCAACATCGAGGTAATCGACGCGTTGCTGGCGCGGTTGCCGTGTCGCCAGTTGATTTTTCTCGGGGATTTCCTGCATGGGCCTGGTTCCCATGTCCCGACCACGCTGAATGCGCTGGCAGAGTGGCGCGCACGGCACGCTGACCTGCCGATGACACTGATTCGCGGCAACCACGACAAACGCGCAGGCGACCCACCAGCCTCGCTGAATATCCGCGTGGTGCCAGAGCCGCTGTTACTCGGGCCATTCGCCCTGCAGCATGAGCCCGATCCGCATCCCGAGCGGCACGTGCTCGCCGGCCATGTGCACCCGGTCTATCGGCTGCATGGCAAAGGTCGGCAGAGTCTGCGCCTGGCTTGTTTCAGACTCGGTGAGCGCATCAGCCTGATGCCGGCATTCGGTGCGTTTACCGGCGGCTATCAGGTCGAGCGCGACGACAGTTGCAAGGTCTTCGTGATCGGCGACAACGAAATATGGCCCGTCAGCTAG
- a CDS encoding succinylglutamate desuccinylase/aspartoacylase family protein — protein sequence MRHQIHDLLAPLPGTARQIHSFHFGPQQAKGKVYIQASLHADELPGMLVAWHLKQRLAELEAAGRLRSEIVLVPVANPVGLEQVLMDVPLGRYDLESGQNFNRWFVDLSEEIGNAIEGQLDDDAQHNLELIRASLRDALARQTPATQLQSQRLTLQRLACDADMVLDLHCDFESVVHLYTTPEAWPQVEPLARYMEAQASLLATDSGGQSFDECFTLLWWQLRERFGEQFEIPLGSFSVTVELRGQGDVNHPLASRDCQALIDYLIQFDAIVGETKPQPPLPYPATPLAGVEPVTTPVGGLLVYCATPGQYLEAGQQIAEIIDPVHDKVTPIHCIAAGLLYARSLRRMATAGMVIAHVAGAEAYRSGYLLSP from the coding sequence ATGCGCCACCAGATTCATGACTTGCTGGCCCCGCTGCCGGGGACCGCACGGCAGATTCACAGTTTCCACTTCGGCCCACAGCAGGCCAAGGGCAAGGTGTACATTCAGGCCTCGCTGCATGCCGACGAACTGCCGGGCATGCTGGTCGCCTGGCACCTGAAGCAGCGTCTGGCCGAGCTGGAAGCCGCCGGCCGCCTGCGCAGCGAAATCGTCCTCGTGCCGGTGGCCAACCCGGTCGGCCTCGAACAAGTGCTGATGGACGTGCCGCTGGGCCGTTACGACCTTGAGAGTGGGCAGAACTTCAATCGCTGGTTCGTCGACCTCAGCGAAGAAATCGGCAACGCCATCGAAGGCCAGTTGGACGACGATGCGCAGCACAACCTCGAACTGATCCGTGCCAGCCTGCGCGACGCCCTCGCCCGCCAGACGCCGGCCACACAACTGCAATCCCAGCGTTTGACCCTGCAACGCCTGGCCTGCGATGCCGACATGGTGCTGGACTTGCACTGCGACTTCGAATCGGTGGTGCACCTGTACACCACGCCCGAGGCGTGGCCACAGGTCGAGCCCTTGGCGCGCTACATGGAAGCGCAGGCCAGCCTGCTTGCTACCGATTCCGGCGGGCAGTCGTTCGACGAGTGCTTCACCCTGCTCTGGTGGCAACTGCGCGAGCGCTTCGGCGAGCAATTCGAGATTCCGCTGGGCAGCTTCTCGGTGACCGTCGAATTGCGCGGTCAGGGCGACGTCAATCACCCGCTGGCCAGCCGCGATTGTCAGGCGCTGATCGATTACCTGATCCAGTTCGATGCCATCGTTGGCGAGACCAAGCCGCAACCGCCACTGCCGTACCCGGCCACGCCACTGGCCGGGGTGGAACCGGTGACCACGCCGGTCGGCGGCCTGCTGGTGTACTGCGCCACGCCCGGCCAATACCTGGAAGCCGGCCAGCAGATCGCTGAAATCATCGACCCGGTCCACGACAAGGTCACCCCCATTCATTGCATCGCCGCCGGCCTGCTGTATGCGCGCTCGCTGCGGCGCATGGCCACTGCCGGCATGGTCATCGCCCACGTCGCGGGCGCCGAAGCCTATCGCAGCGGCTACCTACTTTCGCCTTGA
- a CDS encoding transporter substrate-binding domain-containing protein — protein sequence MKKALLTLSALALCMAAGSALAKEYKELRFGVDPSYAPFESKAADGSLVGFDIDLGNAICAELKVKCKWVESDFDGMIPGLKANKFDGVISSMTVTPAREKVIDFSSELFSGPTAYVFKKGSGITADVASLKGKTVGYEQGTIQEAYAKAVLDKAGVKTQAYQNQDQVYSDLTSGRLDAGIQDMLQAELGFLKSPKGAEYEISQPVDSELLPAKTAVGIKKGNTELKALLDKGIKALHDDGKYAEIQKKHFGDLNLYSGK from the coding sequence ATGAAAAAAGCATTGCTGACCCTTTCTGCACTGGCGTTGTGCATGGCCGCCGGCTCCGCGCTGGCCAAGGAATACAAAGAGCTGCGCTTTGGCGTTGACCCTTCGTACGCACCGTTCGAGTCGAAAGCGGCCGATGGCAGCCTGGTCGGGTTCGATATCGATCTGGGCAACGCGATCTGCGCCGAACTGAAGGTCAAGTGCAAATGGGTCGAAAGCGATTTCGACGGCATGATTCCGGGCCTCAAGGCCAACAAGTTCGACGGTGTGATCTCGTCGATGACCGTGACCCCGGCGCGCGAGAAGGTCATCGACTTCTCCAGCGAACTGTTTTCCGGCCCGACCGCTTACGTGTTCAAGAAAGGCTCCGGCATCACCGCCGATGTCGCTTCGCTCAAGGGCAAAACCGTTGGCTATGAGCAAGGCACCATTCAGGAAGCCTATGCCAAAGCCGTGCTGGACAAGGCCGGCGTAAAAACCCAGGCCTATCAGAACCAGGATCAGGTGTATTCCGACCTGACCTCCGGCCGTCTCGACGCCGGTATCCAGGACATGCTGCAAGCCGAACTGGGCTTTCTGAAGTCGCCAAAAGGCGCCGAGTATGAAATCAGCCAGCCGGTCGACAGCGAATTGCTGCCAGCCAAAACCGCTGTCGGTATCAAGAAAGGTAACACTGAGCTGAAAGCACTTTTGGATAAAGGTATCAAAGCGTTACATGACGACGGCAAATACGCCGAGATTCAAAAGAAACACTTTGGCGACCTGAATCTGTACAGCGGCAAATAA
- a CDS encoding ABC transporter permease has protein sequence MIELLQEYWKAFLYTDGQNITGLAMTMWLLTASICIGFVVSIPLSIARVSPHFYIRWPVQFYTYLFRGTPLYIQLLICYTGIYSLAAVREQPILDSFFRDAMNCTILAFALNTCAYTTEIFAGAIRSMNHGEVEAAKAYGLTGWKLYAYVIMPSALRRSLPYYSNEVILMLHSTTVAFTATIPDILKVARDANSATFLTFQSFGIAALIYLTITFALVGLFRLAERRWLAFLGPTH, from the coding sequence ATGATCGAACTCCTGCAGGAATACTGGAAAGCCTTCCTTTATACCGACGGCCAGAACATCACCGGACTGGCGATGACGATGTGGCTGCTGACCGCCTCGATCTGCATCGGCTTCGTCGTCTCGATTCCGCTGTCGATTGCACGCGTCTCGCCGCACTTCTACATTCGCTGGCCGGTACAGTTCTACACCTACCTGTTCCGGGGCACGCCGCTGTATATCCAGTTGCTGATCTGTTACACCGGCATCTACAGCCTCGCCGCCGTGCGCGAACAGCCGATCCTCGACAGCTTCTTTCGCGATGCGATGAACTGCACGATCCTCGCCTTCGCCCTCAACACCTGCGCGTACACCACGGAGATCTTCGCCGGGGCGATTCGCAGCATGAACCACGGCGAAGTCGAAGCGGCCAAGGCCTATGGCCTGACCGGCTGGAAGCTGTACGCGTACGTGATCATGCCGTCGGCACTGCGCCGCTCGTTGCCTTACTACAGCAACGAAGTGATCCTGATGCTGCACTCGACGACCGTGGCGTTCACCGCGACCATTCCCGATATCCTGAAAGTCGCGCGGGATGCCAACTCGGCGACCTTCCTGACCTTCCAGTCATTCGGCATCGCCGCGCTGATCTATCTGACCATTACTTTCGCGCTGGTCGGCCTGTTCCGCCTCGCCGAACGCCGCTGGCTGGCCTTCCTCGGGCCGACTCACTAG
- a CDS encoding cold-shock protein: MSNRQTGTVKWFNDEKGFGFITPQSGDDLFVHFKAIQSDGFKSLKEGQQVSFIATRGQKGMQAEEVQVI; the protein is encoded by the coding sequence ATGTCTAATCGCCAAACCGGTACCGTTAAGTGGTTCAACGATGAAAAAGGCTTCGGCTTCATCACTCCACAATCCGGTGACGACCTGTTCGTTCACTTCAAAGCTATCCAATCCGACGGCTTCAAAAGCCTGAAAGAAGGCCAACAGGTTTCTTTCATCGCTACCCGCGGTCAGAAAGGCATGCAAGCTGAAGAAGTACAAGTTATCTAA
- a CDS encoding MGMT family protein, translating to MKDPLDSVENDAQIRRTALYSTLAQVPEGKVVSYGQLAELAGLGRAARWVGRTLSQLPGDTRLPWHRVLGAGGRISLPVGSPSGDEQRARLRMEGITVQNNRVDIRRHGWRPVEHSG from the coding sequence GTGAAAGACCCGCTCGACAGCGTCGAAAACGATGCGCAAATCCGACGCACGGCACTCTACTCGACGCTCGCGCAAGTGCCCGAAGGCAAAGTCGTCAGTTATGGCCAGTTGGCCGAACTTGCCGGGCTGGGCCGCGCCGCGCGCTGGGTCGGGCGGACTTTAAGCCAGTTGCCCGGCGACACCAGGCTGCCCTGGCACCGCGTGCTCGGCGCTGGCGGACGAATCAGCCTGCCGGTCGGCAGCCCTTCCGGTGACGAACAACGTGCGCGATTGCGCATGGAAGGCATCACCGTCCAGAACAATCGTGTGGATATTCGGCGCCATGGCTGGCGTCCGGTAGAGCACAGCGGTTAG
- a CDS encoding DUF481 domain-containing protein, producing the protein MFPRTLLCLAVFSASTPLLADTVWLKNGDKLSGTITVFDGGKLLIQTKYAGAVAIDWKEVKTLDSDQHLLVKQDAYAGEVSKSLTAADDGKVTLANGEAPKTVELASIQQILKPKPIVTDLVWKGNVDLALDYQRAEKDTDDYDVAFKTSARHGRWRHTGEGEYNREVQDAETTTNNWRAEYSLDRFLTDQWFWQGRINYKRDHIEELARQRVVGTGPGYQFWDDELGAFSLGSLLNRTDYEYRDGSKDNFYSVAMKWDYNRYLIGKKVEFFTNGEVGKPLSGVADYALDAELGLRYKVTDWASLNLKAERDIISGTNDADLNKTRYTAGFGVAW; encoded by the coding sequence ATGTTCCCCAGAACCCTGTTGTGCCTTGCTGTTTTCAGCGCGTCCACGCCCCTGCTTGCCGACACCGTCTGGTTGAAAAACGGCGACAAGCTGAGTGGCACCATCACGGTATTCGACGGCGGCAAGCTGTTGATCCAGACCAAATACGCCGGCGCAGTGGCGATTGACTGGAAAGAGGTCAAGACCCTCGACAGCGATCAGCATCTGCTGGTGAAGCAGGACGCCTATGCCGGTGAAGTATCGAAGTCGCTGACGGCGGCCGACGATGGCAAGGTCACCCTGGCCAACGGCGAGGCGCCGAAGACGGTCGAGCTGGCGAGCATTCAGCAGATCCTCAAGCCCAAGCCGATCGTCACCGACCTGGTGTGGAAGGGTAACGTCGATCTGGCGCTGGACTATCAGCGCGCCGAAAAGGACACCGACGATTACGACGTTGCCTTCAAGACTTCGGCTCGCCATGGCCGCTGGCGCCATACCGGGGAGGGTGAGTACAACCGCGAAGTCCAGGATGCGGAAACCACCACTAACAACTGGCGCGCCGAATACTCCCTCGACCGCTTCCTCACCGATCAGTGGTTCTGGCAGGGGCGCATCAACTACAAGCGTGATCACATCGAAGAGCTGGCGCGTCAGCGCGTGGTCGGTACCGGTCCGGGCTACCAGTTCTGGGACGACGAACTCGGCGCGTTCTCGCTGGGCTCGTTGCTCAACCGCACCGACTATGAATACCGCGATGGCAGCAAGGACAACTTCTATTCCGTCGCGATGAAGTGGGACTACAACCGCTACCTGATCGGCAAGAAGGTCGAGTTCTTCACCAATGGCGAAGTCGGCAAGCCGCTGTCGGGCGTTGCCGATTATGCTCTGGATGCCGAGCTGGGCCTGCGCTACAAGGTCACCGACTGGGCGTCGCTCAACCTCAAGGCCGAGCGCGACATCATCAGCGGCACCAACGATGCGGATCTGAACAAGACCCGTTATACCGCAGGGTTTGGTGTGGCCTGGTAA
- a CDS encoding ligase-associated DNA damage response DEXH box helicase — protein sequence MAKSPDFAKTWFSARDWKPFAFQKQVWAAVKNGESGLLHASTGAGKTYAVWFAALNRFARLQPPVATPRKRKPPAEPLTVLWITPMRALAADTARALQSPVDDLQIPWSIGLRTGDTSSSERARQGRRLPTTLITTPESLTLLLARADARTALSTLRMIVVDEWHELLGNKRGVQLQLALARLRHWQPELIVWGVSATLGNQSHAEQVLIPQGGGVSVQGKSEKTLQVDTLLPPAIERFPWAGHIGLKMLPQVVAELDACASSLVFTNTRAQSEIWYQALLEARPDWAGLIALHHSSLSRDTRDWVEQALKNGQLKAVVCTSSLDLGVDFLPVERVLQIGSAKGVARLMQRAGRSGHAPGRTSRVTLVPTHSLELIEAVAARDAVEQRRIEPRLSPHKPLDVLVQHLVSMALGGGFIPEDLYEEVRGAWAYRDLTAADWAWALAFVRHGGMSLTAYPDYRRVEPDEHGVWRVPDARLARRHRMSIGTIVSDASINLKFWSKGGGGKQLGSVEEGFIARLKPGDGFLFAGRLLELVRVENMTAYVKRSTAKKAAVPRWNGGRMPLSNELAEAVVTRFSAAAQGQFNGPEMHALRPLLETQIRWSGLPTTENLLAEVLKSREGWHLFLYPFAGRQVHLGLASLLAWRVSQRQPVTFSIAVNDYGLELLSATPVDWAAHLDAHLFNADDLLLDVLASLNAGELALRRFREIARIAGLVFAGYPGAPKSTRQVQASSGLFFQVFKQYDADNLLLAQAGEEVLREELDIRRLEQTLERINQMKLDVHQVKRPTPLGFPLLVERMRESMSSEKLADRIRRMVGDLEKTADNGKSS from the coding sequence ATGGCGAAATCCCCCGACTTTGCAAAAACCTGGTTCAGCGCCCGCGACTGGAAGCCGTTCGCCTTTCAGAAACAGGTGTGGGCGGCGGTGAAAAACGGCGAATCCGGGTTGCTCCACGCCAGCACCGGCGCCGGCAAAACTTATGCGGTATGGTTTGCTGCGCTCAACCGCTTCGCCCGCCTGCAACCGCCCGTGGCTACACCGCGCAAACGCAAACCGCCGGCCGAACCGCTGACGGTGCTGTGGATCACGCCGATGCGCGCCCTCGCCGCCGATACCGCCCGCGCGCTGCAAAGCCCGGTGGATGATTTACAGATTCCGTGGAGCATCGGCCTGCGCACCGGCGACACCAGCAGCAGCGAACGCGCCCGCCAGGGCCGACGTCTGCCGACCACGCTGATCACCACCCCGGAAAGCCTGACTCTGCTACTAGCCCGCGCCGATGCGCGCACCGCGTTGTCGACCCTGCGCATGATCGTCGTGGATGAATGGCACGAATTACTCGGCAACAAACGCGGCGTGCAACTGCAACTGGCCCTCGCCCGCCTGCGGCATTGGCAGCCGGAATTGATCGTCTGGGGCGTGTCCGCCACCCTCGGTAATCAATCCCACGCCGAGCAAGTGCTGATCCCACAGGGCGGCGGCGTCAGTGTTCAGGGCAAAAGCGAAAAAACCCTGCAAGTCGACACCCTGCTGCCACCGGCCATCGAGCGTTTTCCCTGGGCCGGCCACATCGGTCTGAAGATGCTGCCGCAAGTGGTGGCCGAGCTCGACGCCTGCGCCAGCAGCCTGGTGTTCACCAACACCCGCGCGCAATCGGAGATCTGGTATCAGGCGCTGCTGGAAGCGCGGCCGGACTGGGCCGGGTTGATCGCGCTGCACCACAGCTCACTGTCACGCGATACCCGCGACTGGGTCGAGCAGGCGTTGAAGAATGGCCAGTTGAAAGCGGTGGTGTGTACCTCAAGCCTGGACTTGGGTGTGGATTTCCTCCCGGTCGAGCGTGTATTGCAGATCGGCTCGGCGAAAGGCGTTGCGCGGTTGATGCAACGTGCCGGCCGTTCCGGTCACGCACCGGGGCGCACCTCGCGGGTGACGCTGGTGCCGACCCACAGCCTGGAGCTGATCGAAGCGGTTGCCGCACGCGATGCCGTCGAACAGCGGCGCATCGAGCCGCGTCTATCACCGCACAAGCCGCTGGATGTGCTGGTCCAGCATTTGGTCAGTATGGCCCTTGGCGGTGGCTTTATTCCTGAAGACTTGTACGAAGAAGTCCGTGGTGCCTGGGCTTATCGTGACCTGACAGCGGCAGACTGGGCCTGGGCGCTGGCGTTCGTACGCCATGGCGGGATGTCTCTTACAGCGTATCCGGATTACCGCCGGGTCGAGCCGGACGAACACGGCGTCTGGCGTGTGCCGGATGCGCGTCTGGCGCGGCGCCATCGCATGAGCATCGGCACCATCGTCAGCGACGCGAGCATCAACCTGAAATTCTGGAGCAAGGGCGGCGGTGGCAAACAACTGGGCAGCGTCGAGGAAGGCTTTATCGCCCGGCTGAAACCCGGCGATGGTTTCCTCTTCGCCGGGCGCCTGCTGGAACTGGTGCGGGTGGAAAACATGACCGCCTACGTCAAACGCAGCACCGCAAAAAAAGCCGCCGTGCCGCGCTGGAATGGCGGGCGCATGCCGTTATCCAACGAACTGGCCGAAGCAGTGGTGACGCGCTTCAGCGCCGCTGCTCAAGGTCAGTTCAACGGCCCGGAAATGCACGCGCTGCGGCCGCTGCTGGAGACGCAGATACGCTGGTCCGGCTTGCCCACCACGGAAAATCTGCTGGCCGAGGTACTGAAATCCCGCGAAGGCTGGCATCTTTTCCTCTATCCGTTCGCCGGGCGCCAAGTGCATCTGGGACTGGCGAGCCTGCTGGCGTGGCGCGTCAGTCAGCGGCAACCGGTGACCTTCTCGATTGCCGTGAATGATTACGGCCTAGAACTGCTCAGCGCCACACCGGTGGATTGGGCCGCGCATCTCGACGCTCACCTGTTCAACGCCGATGACCTGTTGCTGGATGTGCTGGCCAGCCTCAATGCCGGTGAACTGGCGCTGCGCCGCTTCCGCGAAATCGCGCGGATCGCCGGGCTGGTGTTCGCCGGGTATCCGGGCGCACCAAAGAGTACCCGCCAGGTGCAGGCGTCGAGTGGCTTGTTTTTCCAAGTGTTCAAACAATATGACGCCGACAACCTGCTGCTGGCCCAGGCCGGGGAAGAAGTCCTACGCGAAGAGCTGGATATTCGCCGTCTGGAACAGACACTGGAGCGCATCAATCAGATGAAACTGGATGTGCATCAGGTTAAACGTCCTACACCGTTGGGCTTTCCGCTGCTGGTGGAGCGGATGCGCGAGAGCATGAGTTCGGAAAAACTGGCAGACAGGATCAGAAGAATGGTCGGTGACCTGGAAAAAACCGCTGATAACGGAAAATCGTCGTGA